Part of the Salinigranum rubrum genome is shown below.
ACGGCCCGACCGAATTTGCACGAACGGACCGGGGCGTGTGAGCGCCGCGACGGGCGGCCGACGGAGCCGTGAGTCAGCGAACGGGACGTCGTCGGGGGAGCGAGCGAAGCGAACGGACCCGACGGGATTTAGTTCCCGGATAGAGACACCCAGTCGTGGGCCTGTACGACCGGTATCTCGCCGTCCGCCACCGCCTCCACCCCGAGGACCCGCCGGCACACGTCGCGGTCATCATCACCGAGCGGGACCTGCTCGAACAGGGGGCGTACACGACCTTAGAGGAGTTCCTCTCGTGGGCGTTCGAGTACGGCGCCGAGCGCGTCACCATCTCGGTGAGCGTCCTCGACGAGGCCGTGGTGCCGACGCTCGAACGGGAACTCCTGGAGGTCGACGCCCCGCGCCCGCTCGCGGTGCGACAGCCCGGCGACACCGAGCCGGCGACCGAGCCCATCCAGGTGAGCGTCGGCCTCGGCGGGAAACACGAGTTCGCCGAGGCGGTCCGGGCGCTCGCGGAGGCGGTCGAGAGCCACGACGTCGACCCGGCGCTGATCGACGAGATAGACGAGACGGACATCGAGGACCGGCTGGTGTTCCGCGACGAACCCGACCTCGTCATCAAAACGGGGGCTGAGCGGCTCTCGGACTTCATGATCTGGCAGTCCGTCTACGCCGAACTGTACTTCACCGACGTCAACTGGCGCGACTTCCGGAGGAGGGACTACCTCCGGGCCGTGCTGGACTACCAGAACCGAAACAGGCGGTTCGGGCGCTGAGCGCCAGCGAAGCGCGGGAACGTTGGAAGACGAGCGTGAGCGAGTCTTCCGGAAGTTTGGCCGGTAGGCCGAAGCACGTCGGGCTGTGCCCGACGGAGGTTCGGGCGCTGAGCGCCGAGTGACCCGAGTGCGGATTTGCAAGCAGAGGTTCCTCACACTCGAAGCCGGAAGTGCCCGGCGAAGACCACTCCGACGACATCCATGTCACCATCAGAGAACTTTCAC
Proteins encoded:
- a CDS encoding undecaprenyl diphosphate synthase family protein codes for the protein MGLYDRYLAVRHRLHPEDPPAHVAVIITERDLLEQGAYTTLEEFLSWAFEYGAERVTISVSVLDEAVVPTLERELLEVDAPRPLAVRQPGDTEPATEPIQVSVGLGGKHEFAEAVRALAEAVESHDVDPALIDEIDETDIEDRLVFRDEPDLVIKTGAERLSDFMIWQSVYAELYFTDVNWRDFRRRDYLRAVLDYQNRNRRFGR